The following proteins come from a genomic window of Synechococcus sp. NB0720_010:
- a CDS encoding CopG family transcriptional regulator, producing MRTTLSLDDDVLAAAKVLARQRKQPIGSVISELARQGLAQANRQNPEPAHIKRNGLMLIPRRLDGSPVDLELVNNLRED from the coding sequence ATGCGCACGACCCTGTCGCTCGATGACGACGTCCTCGCTGCCGCCAAGGTCCTGGCGCGGCAGCGCAAACAACCCATTGGCAGCGTCATCAGCGAACTGGCTCGCCAGGGATTGGCGCAAGCCAACCGGCAGAACCCAGAGCCCGCCCACATCAAGCGCAATGGGCTGATGCTGATTCCACGCCGCCTGGATGGATCACCGGTGGACCTTGAGCTGGTGAACAACCTGCGGGAGGACTGA
- the trmH gene encoding tRNA (guanosine(18)-2'-O)-methyltransferase TrmH, with protein sequence MPLLPRRFERLKSVLNHRMGDLTVVMEQVDKPHNLSAILRTCDAVGALEAHVVSLPGRPRTFNNTAKGSQKWVPLHPHPSIEGCLQGLKDKGFRIYGTHLSVDAVDYRDCDFTGPSCFLMGAEKWGMSEEALALVDQPLFIPMTGMVQSLNVSVAAATLLFEALRQRQRAGKVPSNGEGIPGGESEYRRILFEWAYPQVADWCRREGRPYPALTDEGEIAEDLPRTLKLRY encoded by the coding sequence ATGCCGCTGCTTCCTCGCCGCTTTGAGCGCCTGAAATCCGTGCTGAACCACCGGATGGGCGATCTGACGGTGGTGATGGAGCAGGTGGACAAGCCCCACAACCTCTCTGCGATCCTGCGCACCTGCGACGCCGTCGGCGCCCTGGAGGCCCATGTCGTCAGCCTGCCCGGACGGCCCCGCACCTTCAACAACACCGCCAAGGGCAGCCAGAAGTGGGTGCCGCTGCATCCGCACCCCAGCATCGAGGGCTGCCTGCAGGGGCTCAAGGACAAGGGTTTTCGGATCTACGGGACCCACCTGAGCGTCGATGCGGTGGATTACCGCGACTGCGATTTCACCGGCCCCAGCTGTTTTCTGATGGGGGCCGAGAAGTGGGGCATGAGCGAGGAGGCCCTGGCGCTGGTGGATCAGCCGCTCTTCATTCCCATGACCGGAATGGTCCAGAGCCTGAACGTCAGTGTCGCTGCGGCCACCCTCCTCTTTGAAGCGCTGCGCCAGCGGCAGCGGGCCGGCAAGGTTCCAAGCAATGGTGAGGGAATTCCCGGGGGCGAGAGCGAGTACCGCCGGATCCTGTTCGAGTGGGCCTACCCCCAGGTGGCCGACTGGTGCCGCCGCGAAGGGCGCCCCTATCCAGCCCTCACGGACGAGGGCGAGATCGCCGAGGACCTCCCCCGCACCCTGAAGCTGCGCTACTGA
- a CDS encoding transglycosylase domain-containing protein — MKQRRRRQLISAGLVGAGAGLAVGLTQAVVTRSVDSLLPNVRGVSSYNRPGTLTLLASDGQVIQKLGPATREKLVTGQMPLLVQRAFIAAEDRRFYQHDGIDPIGISRAMVRNISSGSVEEGASTITQQLARTVFLSQDRTIIRKLKEALLAGKLERQLSKEQILQQYLNYVYLGAGAYGVSDAAWIYFSKTPSELNLPEAALIAGLPPAPSIYSPLVNPDLALQRRAIVLRRMREAGFIDDLQLENANSSPLLLKPAEPKYFTSRAPYFTSWVAQELPNVLSKEQLEVGGLTIRTSLNIDWQEKAQSTINRHAPGAMEGAVVSMEPGTGLVRSMVGGKDFNASQFNRASQALRSPGSTFKLFVYLTALKEGMKPEDKITDRQVCYGGYCPKNFKNKYYGTVPLWVALQNSLNTVSVSLLKQVGFDKVIATANSLGITKELGRFYPLGVGATEQTILDMTAAYAGIFNRGVYIKPTPFEEILGPGGELLWSRRVNGDPGKRVVPSDIADAMLWMLQKVVSGGTGYGAVPPGRPAAGKTGTSEGGRDLWFIGGVPQLVTGLWLGYDNNKETKSTSSRAVVAWSEYMAPILKELPVEQFPPKPVLKGKFNPLKALTKNLKLVKPDEEETPVEETTEETTAPTTPSQPSVSAPAPARPAKRQDPCGSMQTNPRYVDCRFDLLDRRRSTPNP; from the coding sequence GTGAAGCAGCGGCGCCGGCGGCAGCTGATCTCAGCCGGTCTCGTCGGAGCCGGTGCCGGCCTAGCGGTGGGGCTCACCCAGGCCGTCGTCACCCGCAGCGTCGACAGCCTGCTGCCGAATGTGCGTGGCGTCAGCAGCTACAACCGCCCTGGCACCTTGACCCTGCTGGCCAGCGATGGCCAGGTGATTCAAAAGCTCGGTCCGGCGACCCGCGAGAAGCTCGTCACCGGCCAGATGCCCCTGCTGGTGCAGCGGGCCTTCATCGCCGCTGAGGACCGCCGCTTCTACCAACACGACGGCATCGATCCAATCGGCATCAGCCGGGCGATGGTGCGCAACATCTCCAGTGGCTCGGTCGAAGAGGGTGCGAGCACCATCACCCAGCAGCTGGCGCGCACGGTCTTCCTCAGCCAAGACCGCACGATCATTCGCAAGCTCAAGGAAGCGCTGCTGGCCGGCAAGCTTGAGCGCCAGCTGAGCAAGGAGCAGATCCTTCAGCAGTACCTCAACTACGTCTATCTGGGCGCCGGGGCCTACGGGGTCTCGGATGCCGCCTGGATCTACTTCTCCAAAACGCCCTCCGAGCTGAACCTGCCTGAGGCGGCCCTGATTGCCGGACTACCGCCGGCCCCCTCGATCTATTCACCGCTGGTCAATCCCGACCTGGCCCTGCAGCGCCGAGCGATCGTGCTGCGGCGCATGCGCGAGGCCGGCTTCATCGATGACCTGCAGCTCGAGAACGCCAACAGCTCCCCCCTGTTGCTGAAGCCGGCGGAGCCGAAGTACTTCACCAGCCGCGCCCCCTACTTCACCAGCTGGGTCGCCCAGGAACTGCCCAACGTGCTCTCCAAGGAGCAACTCGAGGTGGGTGGCCTGACCATTCGCACCAGCTTGAACATCGACTGGCAGGAGAAGGCCCAAAGCACGATTAACCGCCACGCCCCCGGGGCGATGGAAGGGGCAGTTGTCTCGATGGAACCGGGGACCGGCTTGGTTCGCTCGATGGTGGGCGGCAAGGACTTCAACGCAAGCCAGTTCAACCGGGCCTCCCAAGCACTGCGCTCCCCCGGCTCGACGTTCAAGCTCTTCGTCTACCTAACGGCCCTGAAAGAGGGCATGAAGCCTGAGGACAAGATCACCGACCGCCAGGTTTGCTACGGCGGCTACTGCCCGAAAAACTTCAAGAACAAGTACTACGGGACCGTGCCGCTCTGGGTGGCACTGCAGAACTCGCTCAACACGGTCTCGGTCAGCCTGCTCAAGCAGGTGGGCTTCGACAAGGTGATCGCCACGGCCAACAGCCTTGGAATCACCAAGGAGCTGGGCCGCTTCTACCCGTTGGGGGTGGGCGCAACCGAGCAGACGATCCTGGACATGACGGCCGCCTATGCCGGCATCTTCAACCGCGGCGTCTACATCAAGCCGACGCCCTTTGAGGAGATCCTGGGCCCGGGCGGTGAACTGCTCTGGAGCCGACGCGTCAACGGCGATCCCGGCAAGCGCGTGGTCCCAAGCGACATCGCCGACGCGATGCTTTGGATGCTGCAGAAGGTCGTCAGCGGCGGCACGGGCTATGGCGCGGTCCCCCCGGGCCGGCCGGCCGCCGGCAAGACGGGCACCTCAGAAGGGGGCCGGGACCTCTGGTTCATCGGCGGCGTTCCCCAACTCGTCACCGGCCTCTGGCTGGGCTACGACAACAACAAAGAGACCAAGAGCACCAGTTCCCGCGCTGTGGTGGCCTGGTCGGAATACATGGCCCCGATCCTCAAGGAGCTGCCGGTGGAGCAGTTCCCGCCCAAGCCGGTGCTCAAGGGCAAGTTCAATCCACTGAAGGCCCTCACCAAAAACCTCAAGCTGGTCAAGCCGGACGAGGAGGAGACTCCCGTGGAGGAGACGACGGAGGAAACCACGGCACCGACCACACCCAGCCAACCCAGCGTGAGCGCACCGGCTCCAGCACGGCCGGCCAAGCGCCAGGACCCCTGCGGAAGCATGCAGACCAACCCCCGCTACGTCGACTGCCGCTTTGATCTGCTGGATCGCCGCCGCAGCACGCCGAACCCCTAG
- a CDS encoding MGMT family protein yields MERSFDQRVWWAVAQIPPGRLATYGQIAELIGAYGCARQVGWALRRLPLPSEIPWQRVVNAKGCISLSLSREGSDWMQRDLLIAEGIPVDADGRLPLAQYRWSPGASCGG; encoded by the coding sequence ATGGAGCGGAGCTTTGATCAGCGGGTCTGGTGGGCCGTCGCCCAGATCCCCCCGGGGCGCCTTGCCACCTATGGCCAGATCGCGGAACTGATCGGTGCCTATGGCTGCGCGCGGCAGGTGGGTTGGGCCCTGCGCCGCCTGCCCCTGCCCTCGGAGATTCCCTGGCAACGGGTGGTGAATGCCAAGGGCTGCATCTCCCTCAGCCTGAGCCGAGAGGGCTCCGATTGGATGCAGCGGGACCTGTTGATCGCCGAGGGCATTCCTGTCGATGCCGACGGCCGGCTTCCCCTGGCCCAGTATCGCTGGTCACCGGGCGCTAGTTGTGGGGGATGA
- a CDS encoding 16S rRNA (cytosine(967)-C(5))-methyltransferase produces the protein MSSAPPGLASRQVAWQVLQAVAAGAYADGALERELGRVSLSPQDRGLATELAYGAIRQRRLLDAWLDQLGKVPAERQPPKLRWLLHLGLYQLLSSDRIPASAAVSTTVELAKRGGLSRLAPVVNGMLRAFLRRQEAGEALPLPGDPAAALAIRQSLPDWLAAALLQWQTPEQAETYARACNMPPALDLRVNGLRSTPEAVQAALAAAGVVAEPLEGLPMGLTIKGRSGDLRHLPGYDEGHWCVQDRSAQTIAPLLDPKRGERVLDACAAPGGKSTHLAELMGDQGQVLALDRGEARLRRVARNSERLGLGCIETRHGDAVELASEAPELLGQFDALLIDAPCSGLGTLARHADARWRIDPAAIEGLVTLQRQLLERLLPLLKPAGRLVYATCTVHPEENGDLLEAFLKDQPQLRLEQSFQLWPGQLDGGGDGFFAARLVLN, from the coding sequence ATGAGCAGCGCACCCCCCGGATTGGCCTCCCGCCAGGTGGCATGGCAGGTGCTGCAGGCCGTGGCCGCCGGGGCCTATGCCGATGGGGCCCTCGAGCGGGAGCTGGGCCGGGTCTCGCTCTCGCCTCAGGACCGTGGCTTGGCGACGGAATTGGCCTATGGGGCGATCCGGCAGCGGCGCCTGCTGGATGCCTGGCTGGACCAACTGGGCAAGGTCCCGGCCGAGCGCCAACCCCCGAAGCTGCGCTGGCTTCTGCACCTGGGGCTCTACCAGCTCCTGAGCAGTGATCGCATCCCCGCCTCAGCCGCCGTCAGCACCACGGTGGAGTTGGCCAAGCGCGGTGGCCTGAGCCGGCTGGCACCGGTGGTCAACGGCATGCTGCGGGCCTTCCTTCGCCGCCAGGAGGCCGGTGAGGCCCTGCCCCTGCCGGGTGATCCGGCGGCGGCCCTGGCCATTCGCCAGTCCCTGCCCGATTGGCTCGCGGCTGCGCTTTTGCAGTGGCAAACCCCAGAGCAGGCGGAGACCTACGCCCGGGCCTGCAACATGCCGCCTGCTCTCGACCTGCGGGTCAATGGCCTGCGCTCCACACCCGAGGCGGTTCAGGCGGCCCTGGCCGCGGCGGGGGTGGTGGCCGAACCGCTCGAGGGTCTGCCGATGGGTCTGACCATCAAGGGTCGCTCCGGTGATCTGCGCCATCTGCCCGGTTACGACGAGGGGCACTGGTGTGTTCAGGACCGCTCGGCTCAAACCATTGCGCCGTTGCTCGATCCCAAGCGCGGTGAGCGGGTTCTGGATGCCTGCGCGGCCCCGGGGGGCAAGAGCACCCACCTGGCGGAACTCATGGGTGATCAGGGGCAGGTGCTGGCCCTCGATCGCGGTGAGGCGCGTCTGCGCCGGGTCGCCCGCAACAGCGAGCGCCTGGGCTTGGGTTGCATCGAGACCCGCCATGGGGACGCCGTGGAATTGGCCTCGGAAGCCCCTGAACTCCTGGGGCAATTTGATGCGCTCTTGATCGATGCCCCTTGCTCAGGGCTAGGAACCCTGGCTCGCCATGCCGATGCCCGCTGGCGGATTGACCCGGCCGCGATTGAGGGGCTGGTGACGCTGCAGCGGCAGCTTCTGGAGAGATTGCTCCCCCTGCTCAAGCCCGCCGGTCGCCTGGTCTATGCCACCTGCACGGTCCATCCCGAGGAAAACGGAGACTTGCTGGAGGCGTTCCTCAAGGATCAGCCTCAGCTGCGGTTGGAGCAGAGCTTCCAGCTCTGGCCCGGGCAACTCGATGGCGGGGGGGATGGCTTCTTCGCGGCGCGGCTCGTCTTGAACTAG